The Ailuropoda melanoleuca isolate Jingjing chromosome 9, ASM200744v2, whole genome shotgun sequence genome includes a region encoding these proteins:
- the PUF60 gene encoding poly(U)-binding-splicing factor PUF60 — MATATIALGTDSIKMENGQSTAAKLGLPPLTPEQQEALQKAKKYAMEQSIKSVLVKQTIAHQQQQLTNLQVSGQGPTLWPRCRLCWRPPHPPGPGSLRRPSPATSTSSSFSSSSCACGRPHKVLWFCFSRTRSWDAQVPP; from the exons GGGACAGACTCCATCAAGATGGAGAATGGGCAGAGCACAGCCGCGAAGCTGGGACTGCCTCCTCTGACGCCCGAGCAGCAAGAGGCCCTCCAGAAG GCCAAGAAGTACGCCATGGAGCAGAGCATCAAGAGTGTGCTGGTGAAGCAGACCATCGcgcaccagcagcagcagctcacCAACCTGCAGGTGAGCGGCCAGGGCCCCACCCTCTGGCCTCGGTGCCGGCTCTGCTGGAGGCCGCCCCACCCGCCTGGGCCGGGGAGCCTCcgccgcccctcccctgccacctccacctcctcttccttctcttcctcctcctgtgcCTGTGGCCGTCCCCACAAGGTGTTGTGGTTCTGTTTCTCAAGGACTCGTTCTTGGGACGCC